GTTGATTGATTGGTTTTTGATCTGTCATTAGAATTGTTGCATTTAATATTAATCTTTGctatttaaagttttcttctctctttttaatattcatacGAGTGTTTCAATCTCATTTATCTACGTATCTAGAAAGTTCAAAGACTTTTTCTTGTGGATTGAATTGAACCGTTGAGTTATTCAAAAACATTGTTAGATTATACTAACATTCTGATTACATATATTCAAGCCTACCACTAGCTTATAACTCTTTATTAATTATCCACTCtaacataattttcaaataattagaGAAGATTTAGATATTCATGATGGAAttggaataataatattaaactctATCTTTCcccttttcaaaatttaaaacaataaatatagatagtttgaaaaattctaaaattttgctttacAAATATTTCCCTCATTTTCTTATGTGATTTTAGTATAGAAATTTTGGATAATTATAATAGGTAGcgatttgagaaaaaataattaaatatataacattattttttaaaaattgtaaatatacgGATAAACTTTTGTAGTTGATATATACAGATAAACTTTATTCTATATTTAcaacatttagaaaattttactatatgtgttaatattttaaatctaatagCTATATTTTCGACTTtagttaatattatttttccattccaatgtatttttaatgtttcttttttctgtttttttttccaaatgtATGTTTCACCAAAAATATGTGTAAGATATAAACTTGTCCCTAGTGTACTATCACTTTGCTATTTACCTAATTTTCCcaagaaatattatttgaaaaaagaaaaactaataaagGGAATTTGAGAGTAGTACTCTATATTATTCAAAGCTAACTATTTTGGTGTGGGCATAGGGTTATGGGTGTGGAGAGAGGGTTGTTTGGTATATGTTTGGGGTAGGGGTTATTGAATAATAATCCAAGTTGAAGATAGTGAatcttattatttgttttagcaATGACAAATTTTGAGTTATTATTAGGAGGGTAGGGGAACCATACTATGTTAGagaaattattcataaatgtgtgtgtatatatatatatatatatatgggtaTGACATAGGTAAGCTAGGCctcttatcttttttaaaaatgtatattttgtgTGGCGATGAAAGTGGACAAATTGGCGAAGTTGGAAGTTAATAGCACAATGGAAAATAATGCATCAAATAAGTCActattatgacattttattgTGCAAGTtgaatttgactttttttttttcatcatctaattatgaaaaataattcatgtagaagaaaaactaGAATATTGGTATGAGTAGCATGCATGACACTAGCCACACACActctttgaaaattttcacctATAGTCTTACTTGAATAttctatttgtaaataaaaattaggatTGAGATTTGAGGAGATGATGAAGCATCGCATGCGAAAAGGATTAACGGACTCTAACgtaatcaatttaaaatcgGATGAAATTACTGAACAACAGAAGATGACTAAAGCAGGtatagtttctattttttttaatataatatttatgagattTGAGGACCTCTCATTTTAGAGACGGGGAGTCATGCTAGCAACAACTTAGACCTAAAATGAATTTGGactaaaaattttcttaatatcttattctcttttaatgtgtttatgtgaaagattttaattaaattaaaagtatagttTCTACGCTCTTGTATTTGTTTCTGTTTAGACAAGGTTGTTTGTATCTTTCAAACTTAACCACATCACGtttttttatgacaaataaaattgtaGCCTTCGTTGTGTTTTGTTATCATAAGTTAGTAAATTATTTACTCTCTGACAATTGTTCTTCAAAACTATAGTGCATGATGAAATGTGGAACAAATAAAACTCATTACTTGTggctttcttctttttgtttttgttttaagattacattttcttcttaacaagaaaacaaactgtttaattttcagaaaTGGAACAAAAGATGATGAGAATCTTGAAGCTAATGAAGAACAAAGATCAAGGAAAAAGTAGAGGAATGCCAAAGGACTCAAAGAAAGAAACGGAAGTTGTTGGCCTTGTTGAGGATTTATACAAAAGTTACCAGTCGATTTATGAACAATATGGTCATCTACGAGATGAAGCTGAAAGAATCTTTAATTCCAAAAGTGAAGACGAAGAGGACAAGGAAGATgtctcttcttcatcttcaagcTCTAATTCTGATTCCgatttagaatatttttcGTCCGAGGAAGTAAACACCAACAACGTTCATAATTTACAGGATGAACGCTCAAACAACTTCCATGCTCAAATTCAAGCAGATGAGCTAGAAAAGCAAATTGTACAAAAGAATGAAGCCTTGGCTAAGGTTGATTTTCTGCATCGAGAACTAGATAGTGTACGAAGCCAGAAACGCGAATTGGAAAATAGGAAAAACAAGGAGATATCTGAGAATATGGCTTTGATAGTTAATTTGAAACAAGAAATATCGAAAAAGATTGGACTTGAACAGAAGATTCTGGAAGACAAAGAGAGAGTTCTTGATCGGATAAAGGAGCTGGAAACGGAATTAGACACTCTACATTACCGAAGAAGGGAAATAGAAGAACAAAATATTCGAATGAGATCCGAAAATCAATGGCTAAACACTAAGAATTCTGAATTGGAGATGGCATTGACGAGTAAAGAAACGGAAGCTTCTTCTCAGACGATCGCATTGATGGAGCAAGTCAAGAATCTAAAACATAAAGTGGATGGATCGCAGGctgaaaaaaccaaattagAGCAAGAAATGGAGCGATATAAACAAGAATTTTCTCACAAATTCTCTGAAATGGAGGCAGAAAACAACAGATTGAAAAGCAAAATTGTCGATCAGGAAAGAAtcctaaaagaaaaggacGAAACAATAATCACATTTAACGAGAAATACAAGCAAGCAAGAAATTGCTTACCCGACGTCGCTTCGAGTCTGGTAAGCAcagagagaaaaatggaagagttAGCAGAAGAGCTCCGAAGCGGCCTAGAAGATAAAATCCGTATACTATCTCAGAGAATTCTCGTAGCAGAGCAACTACACAATGAAAGCAGAGAAAGCTTcagaacaagaaacaaaagacACGAACAAGAGAAGAGACagtttgaacaaaaaatagtaaatcACGAAGCAGAACTGATGAAACTGGGCAACATGAACGAATTCGGAATGGACAGAATGGCAAGAAAATTCGAAGAAGAGAGTGCGAAGCTTCTAAATCATATACTATGGATCACAAAGGAGCTTACATTCGCAAAATATTGGGTTAGAACGCGAAACAACGAGTTAAAACAactgaaaacaaatttaactCGATTCGTTGCTCAAAtggaggaaaaagaagaacaagagtTCTTGTTaagagagaaactatggaaTCTAGAGGCGAAAATAAGCAAAGAGGGAGGAGAGAAACTGAATCTGATCAGAACGTTAGGACAATTCGAGAAGAAGATGACGAAAATGGAGAATATACTGAAggagaaagatgaagaagtgtTCCGACTTGCcgaagagaagagagaagtaATTCGACAACTATGCGTTGTGATTGATCACCATCGAAGCCGCTACGATCAGCTCAAAGACGTCATGCTCGAAAAGGTCAGAAACAATAGAATGATTTGAGgctaattgtttttgttacaactatcatttattttacacatatatattgtgTTGAAAAATTTTGGTAAATGTAAAAGAACtatgtaacaaaatatatacattacaTTACACACATaacattgttttataaattttgagcataaaattttcttcaattttgtcCCACTTTTACATCATTCCATATCTCAAGTTTATTTCAAATGTAAAAATGAGGTTTCATTGTCTCCCTTCACTTGTGACCCACTAAATGTAATATATAGAAAACCTTTTATAACATATCACATTTTGTCAATATTCGTATAGTCGAAATGAAATTCTACctattattacaaatataattagattactTTAAATCATGTTTACCGTGATTGAACACGTTATGCTCTTCAACCtgtgtttgtatttttttgtttacatatTTAGAAGTAGATTCCATGTGTCACTAGACAACATCAAATGTATTCTATGTTactaatacaaaaaattaaaatcgtAAAGGTGGCAAATCaataaatggaaaatgtatatacatatatattagtaCATCAAATAAGTTTGTCTTTACATCACATGATTTATACCTACATCAAGAATATATAATGAGATAGCTCACATGAAAAAGctaaaagatgaaaacaaaCAACCTAATGAATAATTTTGGATGTTGTTGAAGAATATGAGGAAAGAGTGGAGTCAAAGTTTTAAATGGAAacataaagaataaaagaggAGACTCCAATTATACACAATGATTAAATAACTTTACCATTTATTTGCTTGTATCATTCACTCCATTTGCATAAATATACGaaggaaaaatttaaaaagtattgattttttctagtactttttctttttaaactagttttaaaaaataataatttactctttgtttttttatataaagcAAGGAACTTTTTTagagaattgaaaatgaaaataaaatcgCCTTTTAAggaatatattttatttgttaaagaacataaaacaaaattagttaacaatatatatgattttggattttaaaggacaaaaattttaaaatataatttaaaaagcacagaaaaagaaaaattaaaatcattccAATCCCACGACAACCCGCTGATCTTACAATATTTGTTCGAACTCATTAGTTAATTATGGACCTTTTTAGCACTCGACCAACACATGATAGTTATTAGTTGTCTACTACAACACTATATAGTTTTTGGAAGTACAGAAAAATAATTAGGGTTATGTTCGGTAgcaattttacttcttttttttttcattttttaaatttcgcttttaaagtttttttattaaaaacaaaaatcatatatatttggtaacttattattattattactttttaaataacacaaaattgtatttttctctctccaaaGCTTGTTcagtttgtaaattttaaaacaacattattatctttttaaaaaagttaccaatcaaacttatttatttttaaattaatttaaaaaaaataaaataccgAAAACAAATGGGTTAccatacatttaatttaaaatagatcTTTCAAAACCTAAAgtctttaaactttgaacAAGTTTATACTCTCAATCTTATTTATAGTTGAATTAGGTCAATCAAACTTCCAATTACATAATTTTCAAcaaaccaacccaacccaacc
This is a stretch of genomic DNA from Cucumis sativus cultivar 9930 chromosome 4, Cucumber_9930_V3, whole genome shotgun sequence. It encodes these proteins:
- the LOC101207367 gene encoding COP1-interactive protein 1, which gives rise to MEQKMMRILKLMKNKDQGKSRGMPKDSKKETEVVGLVEDLYKSYQSIYEQYGHLRDEAERIFNSKSEDEEDKEDVSSSSSSSNSDSDLEYFSSEEVNTNNVHNLQDERSNNFHAQIQADELEKQIVQKNEALAKVDFLHRELDSVRSQKRELENRKNKEISENMALIVNLKQEISKKIGLEQKILEDKERVLDRIKELETELDTLHYRRREIEEQNIRMRSENQWLNTKNSELEMALTSKETEASSQTIALMEQVKNLKHKVDGSQAEKTKLEQEMERYKQEFSHKFSEMEAENNRLKSKIVDQERILKEKDETIITFNEKYKQARNCLPDVASSLVSTERKMEELAEELRSGLEDKIRILSQRILVAEQLHNESRESFRTRNKRHEQEKRQFEQKIVNHEAELMKLGNMNEFGMDRMARKFEEESAKLLNHILWITKELTFAKYWVRTRNNELKQLKTNLTRFVAQMEEKEEQEFLLREKLWNLEAKISKEGGEKLNLIRTLGQFEKKMTKMENILKEKDEEVFRLAEEKREVIRQLCVVIDHHRSRYDQLKDVMLEKVRNNRMI